Proteins from one Streptomyces roseifaciens genomic window:
- a CDS encoding helix-turn-helix domain-containing protein, giving the protein MLDTLGLDAGSEQVYRGLLAMPGAGVAALATYLGLTGAEVRAGLDVLSELSLVRPSAEHAGGLRAVSPDIGLDILMSRQQAQLAAQQQRLEESRVAAAQLIAEYADQRSVATSLGGEQLTGLDEIRDRLALLTREVREEVMAFSPDGAQTEASMAASRPLDRELLGRRVRLRTVYLDSVRNSPSTTAYAEWLTRLGGRIRTAPALPTRMIIIDRTTAVMPVNGDDTAARAVVLTGQGILAALCALFETVWAGARPLGASPARDERGLTGQEEATVRLLAEGRTDEAIAKRLGVSQRTARRIATGLMERLGARSRFEAGVLAVQAGWLPTRAAH; this is encoded by the coding sequence ATGCTGGACACGCTGGGGTTGGATGCCGGATCCGAACAGGTCTACCGGGGGCTGCTGGCCATGCCCGGCGCCGGGGTCGCCGCGCTGGCCACGTACCTGGGCCTGACCGGAGCCGAAGTGCGCGCCGGGCTCGACGTGTTGAGCGAGCTGTCGCTGGTGCGCCCATCGGCCGAGCACGCGGGTGGGCTGCGCGCCGTCTCCCCCGACATCGGCCTGGACATCCTGATGTCCCGCCAGCAGGCCCAGCTGGCCGCGCAGCAGCAGCGGTTGGAGGAGTCGCGCGTCGCCGCCGCCCAGCTCATCGCCGAGTACGCCGACCAGCGGTCCGTCGCCACCAGCCTGGGCGGGGAGCAGCTGACCGGGCTGGACGAGATCCGGGACCGGCTCGCACTCCTCACCCGTGAGGTGCGCGAGGAGGTCATGGCCTTCAGCCCCGACGGCGCGCAGACCGAGGCCAGCATGGCGGCCTCCCGCCCGCTGGACCGCGAGCTGCTCGGCCGCCGGGTCCGGCTGCGCACCGTCTACCTCGACAGCGTGCGCAACAGCCCATCGACCACCGCCTACGCCGAGTGGCTCACGCGGCTGGGCGGGCGGATCCGGACGGCGCCCGCGCTTCCCACCCGGATGATCATCATCGACAGGACCACCGCCGTGATGCCGGTGAACGGCGACGACACCGCGGCCCGCGCCGTCGTCCTGACCGGGCAGGGCATCCTCGCCGCCCTCTGCGCCCTCTTCGAGACCGTCTGGGCGGGTGCCCGGCCACTCGGCGCGAGCCCGGCCCGCGACGAACGCGGCCTCACCGGCCAGGAGGAGGCCACGGTCCGGCTCCTTGCGGAAGGCCGCACCGACGAGGCCATCGCCAAGCGGCTGGGAGTCTCCCAGCGCACCGCCCGACGCATCGCCACCGGCCTCATGGAACGCCTGGGTGCCCGCAGCCGCTTCGAGGCCGGCGTCCTCGCCGTTCAGGCCGGCTGGCTGCCCACCAGGGCGGCCCACTGA
- a CDS encoding RICIN domain-containing protein produces the protein MPRRGLLPGKRVWTVLASAAAVTGLAMGAVPLMDQLEFTSGSSDSSKKAAAAKEPGKSGGGSSASGKTKDAGKGAEAAKPGSTGSGGGGGATGGKGGSGQPSGSGSGSGSGSGGSGSGSGSGSGSGSSASGSSGSGSGSGGSSGSSGSSGSGSSGGSSSGSGGSGGSGHEASGPSSSGGGGSSSGGGGDRPQPQEPPKRGVVQPAKPEIPRAPKLDDGKIKGPVMGFAAKRCVDIVGGKSKAGAQLQLDDCSGDRRQRFEFRPDGEVWSLYDDRLCLDTQRGSTANGTAIQIADCNNKPTQAFTIQKDGSLVNPKSGKCVEAADGGSKGLRLQLQACDGAKNQKWQIG, from the coding sequence GTGCCCCGGCGGGGCCTGCTGCCCGGCAAGCGGGTGTGGACCGTCCTCGCCTCCGCGGCGGCGGTGACGGGGCTGGCCATGGGCGCCGTTCCGCTGATGGACCAGCTCGAGTTCACCTCGGGCTCCTCGGACTCCTCGAAGAAGGCCGCTGCGGCCAAGGAGCCGGGGAAGTCCGGTGGCGGTTCCTCGGCGTCCGGCAAGACCAAGGACGCGGGGAAGGGCGCCGAGGCGGCGAAGCCCGGGAGCACCGGGAGCGGTGGCGGTGGCGGTGCGACCGGAGGGAAGGGCGGGTCGGGGCAGCCTTCCGGTTCGGGTTCGGGGTCGGGGTCGGGATCAGGGGGGTCGGGGTCCGGGTCCGGCTCGGGGTCAGGGTCCGGTTCTTCCGCGTCCGGTTCTTCCGGCTCGGGGTCGGGGTCCGGTGGGTCCTCCGGTTCCTCCGGCTCCTCGGGATCCGGCAGCTCCGGCGGTTCGAGTTCCGGTTCCGGTGGCTCCGGCGGCTCCGGGCACGAGGCCTCCGGGCCCTCGTCCTCCGGAGGCGGCGGGAGCAGCAGCGGTGGCGGTGGGGACCGGCCGCAGCCCCAGGAGCCCCCGAAGAGGGGCGTCGTCCAGCCGGCCAAGCCGGAGATCCCGCGCGCCCCGAAGCTCGACGACGGCAAGATCAAGGGCCCGGTGATGGGCTTCGCCGCGAAGCGGTGCGTGGACATCGTCGGAGGCAAGTCGAAGGCGGGCGCGCAGCTCCAGCTCGACGACTGCTCCGGCGACCGGCGCCAGCGGTTCGAGTTCCGGCCGGACGGCGAGGTCTGGTCGCTCTACGACGACCGGCTCTGCCTGGACACGCAGCGGGGCTCGACGGCGAACGGGACCGCCATCCAGATCGCCGACTGCAACAACAAGCCCACCCAGGCCTTCACGATCCAGAAGGACGGATCGCTGGTCAACCCCAAGTCCGGCAAGTGCGTCGAGGCCGCGGACGGCGGATCGAAGGGGCTGCGGCTCCAGCTGCAGGCCTGTGACGGCGCCAAGAACCAGAAGTGGCAGATCGGCTGA
- a CDS encoding transglycosylase family protein, with product MRALLAATGVAGITALSLFASGPAAQAASVATWDKVAQCESSGNWHINTGNGFYGGLQFSQGTWAEFGGKKYAERADLATKEEQIRIAEKVLDKQGERAWPNCGPKNGLGKDHADPFPSKPLPADPGMTELVTGDFNRDAKKDLLAVQVSTGKLFLYPGTGKSGLDTFGDRVEIGSGGWTGMRNLTVGDFNGDGKDDLIAVKKETGELFLYPGTKAKGLDAFDDRMEIGSGAWNGMKHLAAADFNGDGKDDLIAVKADTGQMYLYPGTGKSGLDTLGKRVPWGTGDWNRMSKVISAGVFDQLGAPELIATDTRTGKLLLFQPDVKNHTFDAGSSIELGAGGWNGISDYAAGEFTHDGQIDLVAVDSDPHRTGKLYLYPNDGSNSAFKPRIEIGTSGW from the coding sequence ATGCGCGCGTTGCTGGCCGCCACCGGCGTCGCCGGGATCACCGCACTGTCTCTCTTCGCCTCCGGCCCGGCCGCGCAGGCGGCCTCCGTCGCCACCTGGGACAAGGTGGCCCAGTGCGAGAGCAGCGGCAACTGGCACATCAACACCGGCAACGGCTTCTACGGCGGTCTGCAGTTCAGCCAGGGAACCTGGGCGGAATTCGGCGGCAAGAAGTACGCCGAGCGCGCCGATCTGGCCACCAAGGAGGAGCAGATACGCATAGCCGAGAAGGTGCTCGACAAGCAGGGCGAGCGGGCCTGGCCGAACTGCGGCCCGAAGAACGGACTCGGCAAGGACCACGCGGACCCGTTCCCGTCCAAGCCCCTGCCGGCCGACCCCGGCATGACGGAACTGGTCACGGGCGACTTCAACCGCGACGCCAAGAAGGACCTCCTGGCCGTCCAGGTCTCCACCGGGAAGCTGTTCCTCTACCCCGGCACCGGAAAGAGCGGACTCGACACCTTCGGCGACCGCGTCGAAATCGGCTCGGGCGGCTGGACAGGCATGCGGAACCTCACCGTCGGGGACTTCAACGGCGACGGCAAGGACGACCTGATCGCCGTGAAGAAGGAGACCGGGGAGCTCTTCCTCTACCCGGGTACCAAGGCCAAGGGCCTCGACGCCTTCGACGACCGCATGGAGATCGGCTCCGGCGCCTGGAACGGCATGAAGCACCTCGCCGCCGCCGACTTCAACGGCGACGGCAAGGACGACCTGATCGCCGTGAAGGCCGACACCGGACAGATGTACCTCTACCCCGGTACGGGCAAGTCCGGCCTGGACACCCTCGGCAAGCGCGTCCCGTGGGGCACCGGTGACTGGAACCGCATGAGCAAGGTCATCTCCGCAGGCGTCTTCGACCAGCTCGGTGCACCCGAGCTCATCGCCACCGACACGAGGACGGGCAAGCTGCTGCTCTTCCAGCCGGACGTGAAGAACCACACCTTCGACGCCGGCTCCTCCATCGAACTCGGCGCCGGCGGCTGGAACGGCATCTCCGACTACGCGGCCGGCGAATTCACCCACGACGGCCAGATCGACCTCGTGGCCGTGGACTCCGACCCCCACCGCACGGGCAAGCTCTACCTCTACCCCAACGACGGCTCCAACAGCGCCTTCAAGCCGCGCATCGAGATCGGCACGTCCGGCTGGTGA
- a CDS encoding glycoside hydrolase domain-containing protein: MSLKRMRGLAAFVAAAAVLSVPLQSATATAFAATGTTPAPAPASAPAPAPAPASADGPGGTTPVTYRGLTLDVPAGWNVVNLDEHPDTCVRLDQHTLYLGHPGANQDCPAHLIADKTDALVLEPFADAAPRPEVPGVTVRAGDRVPETLPADEQHEVRVAFEGAGLYATAGYEDSPAAVQRILATARTDASARPGTVLAPSAAAVPETAAAPVKPTTGFTGKAFDTCTAPSGAAMADWAKSPYRGIGIYIGGPSMGCPSQPNLTPAWVQTQTKAGWHMLPVYAGTQATRIAPRTAAKDGRAAADKAVALAKRLGFAPGTVIYEDMEGGYKAEYNTRVVQYLSGWSERIRELGFRSGVYSSTGAAIEQLDAVHDSGSYERPDVIWAATWNGKANTEIPGVPSGHWGNRQRINQYAGNVHESYGGTKLLIDRDYVDVAPAVMDPGMTELTAGDFTHDGKKDLVAVQVATGKLFVYPNTGKSGLRTFASRVEIGSGGWTGMKNLTVGDFTGDGKDDVVAVKSETGQLFLYPGTNAKGLSTLDDRIEIGSGAWNGMKHLAAGDFNGDGKTDLVAARTETGQLFLYPGTRKSGLDALDDRIEIGTGAWNGMNKVVSPGDFNGDGKADIVATKTGTGELYLYPGTGKTGLSTLGSRVEIGSGGWNGISDYAAADFTGDGIGDLAAVDSDPGETGKLYLYRGNGKGLDSRTEIGTGGW; encoded by the coding sequence ATGAGCCTCAAGCGCATGCGCGGCCTGGCCGCGTTCGTCGCCGCCGCCGCGGTGCTGTCCGTACCGCTGCAGTCCGCCACCGCCACGGCCTTCGCCGCCACGGGCACCACTCCTGCCCCGGCTCCGGCCTCGGCCCCTGCACCTGCACCTGCCCCTGCCTCCGCCGACGGGCCGGGCGGCACCACCCCGGTCACCTACCGCGGCCTCACCCTCGACGTCCCCGCCGGCTGGAACGTGGTGAACCTGGACGAGCATCCGGACACCTGCGTCCGGCTCGACCAGCACACCCTCTACCTCGGTCACCCCGGCGCGAACCAGGACTGCCCGGCGCACCTGATCGCCGACAAGACCGACGCCCTGGTCCTCGAACCCTTCGCCGATGCCGCCCCGCGCCCCGAGGTGCCCGGGGTGACCGTCCGGGCCGGCGACCGCGTCCCCGAGACACTGCCCGCCGACGAGCAGCACGAGGTGCGGGTCGCGTTCGAGGGCGCCGGTCTGTACGCCACCGCCGGCTACGAGGACTCCCCCGCCGCCGTGCAGAGGATCCTGGCCACGGCGCGGACCGACGCGTCGGCGCGACCGGGCACCGTCCTCGCACCCTCGGCTGCCGCCGTCCCGGAGACGGCGGCAGCCCCCGTGAAGCCCACCACGGGCTTCACCGGCAAGGCGTTCGACACGTGCACCGCACCGTCCGGCGCGGCGATGGCCGACTGGGCCAAGTCCCCCTACCGAGGCATCGGGATCTACATCGGCGGCCCGTCGATGGGCTGCCCCAGCCAGCCCAACCTCACTCCCGCCTGGGTGCAGACGCAGACGAAGGCCGGGTGGCACATGCTGCCCGTCTACGCGGGGACGCAGGCGACCCGCATCGCGCCCCGCACCGCCGCCAAGGACGGCCGTGCCGCGGCGGACAAGGCCGTCGCCCTCGCGAAGCGGCTGGGCTTCGCACCGGGAACAGTGATCTACGAGGACATGGAGGGCGGTTACAAGGCGGAGTACAACACCCGCGTCGTGCAGTACCTCTCCGGCTGGTCGGAGCGCATCCGCGAACTCGGCTTCCGCTCAGGGGTCTACAGCTCGACCGGCGCCGCCATCGAGCAGCTCGACGCCGTCCACGACTCCGGTTCCTACGAACGCCCGGACGTGATCTGGGCCGCCACCTGGAACGGCAAGGCGAACACGGAGATCCCCGGTGTTCCGTCCGGGCACTGGGGCAACCGCCAGCGGATCAACCAGTACGCCGGGAACGTCCACGAGTCCTACGGCGGCACCAAGCTGCTGATCGACCGCGACTACGTGGACGTGGCCCCGGCCGTCATGGACCCCGGAATGACGGAACTGACCGCCGGTGACTTCACCCACGACGGCAAGAAGGACCTCGTCGCCGTCCAGGTCGCCACCGGAAAGCTCTTCGTCTACCCGAACACCGGCAAGTCGGGCCTCCGTACCTTCGCCAGCCGTGTCGAAATCGGTTCCGGCGGCTGGACCGGGATGAAGAACCTGACCGTCGGCGACTTCACCGGCGACGGCAAGGACGACGTCGTCGCCGTGAAGAGCGAGACGGGCCAGCTGTTCCTCTACCCCGGGACCAACGCCAAGGGCCTGAGCACCCTGGACGACCGGATCGAAATCGGCTCGGGCGCCTGGAACGGCATGAAGCACCTCGCCGCGGGCGACTTCAACGGGGACGGCAAGACGGACCTCGTCGCCGCCAGGACCGAGACCGGTCAGCTCTTCCTCTACCCGGGCACCCGCAAGTCCGGACTCGACGCCCTCGACGACCGGATCGAAATCGGCACCGGCGCCTGGAACGGCATGAACAAGGTCGTGTCCCCCGGTGACTTCAACGGTGACGGCAAGGCCGACATCGTCGCCACCAAGACCGGCACCGGCGAGCTCTACCTCTACCCCGGCACCGGAAAGACGGGCCTCAGCACTCTGGGCAGCCGCGTCGAAATCGGCTCCGGCGGCTGGAACGGCATCTCCGACTACGCGGCCGCCGACTTCACCGGCGACGGCATCGGTGACCTCGCCGCCGTCGACTCCGACCCGGGCGAGACCGGAAAGCTCTACCTCTACCGGGGCAACGGCAAGGGCCTGGACAGCCGCACGGAAATCGGCACAGGCGGCTGGTGA
- a CDS encoding right-handed parallel beta-helix repeat-containing protein translates to MTVPAQPATTHRVATAGPGAHPDLATALAAAADGDEIRIAPGAYREAVRIVRSVTLRVGGTEAGGHPGAVVLTAPGDGRPALEVAEGARVVVDGLVVEGAAADQPAVVLGGGHTEWSGGRIGRGRLEVHGDASLAMTGTSLGGAALAGVLLRTSGAVTLTDCRLHGTDGTGIVAGGSTRVELHRTDIRDTSGSAIRVRENAAVVLHGCLIDGAGRSGLLVEDQGSALLTDCRIRECATDAVRVLGSSPAPGAEGAERADSREAGGGGVRLHDCELASNGADSVRAGGRGEVELAFCTLRDSGGSGISAGDDARVRVTGTRIVRTGAAAVVVHGSARLTAREATIRASAANGLVATDHAVAHLDDSAMDECAYSLVHAGGSADVRLRGLRITRTPEHGAHLVADARAVIESTWISDCGMSGVDLADSVRAELRGVSVHRTRNGVTAVTRGRTRLHDCEIADSERAAAVLGPGDQEVTGGRLLRAGTAGLVVEPGAAPRVTGLEVRDAAGSGVVVAGGAEPRLSGVRVLQPAKNGLIVDSGGGGVFEECEIVAPGFPAVHLAGTAAPVLRRVRVQDAAEDLSSDPDAAPVVEECVSVRVASPQWPQLTGAPDRKKPLPAGGGPEAGTTAQAGGDGDGDEPEESLDDLLGELDQLIGLRRVKQDVASLVKLMRMVHRREAAGLAAPPLSRHLVFAGNPGTGKTTVARLYGRILAAVGLLERGHLVEADRSSLVGEYVGHTGPKTQRVFQEAMGGVLFIDEAYSLAPAGAGGGNDFAQEAVATLVKLMEDHRDSVVVIVAGYPDEMEHFIDSNPGLASRFNRTLLFEDYDDAELVRIVEQHAASHQYELTEDAREALGVHFSRVPRDHRFGNGRSARQTFQAMTERQAYRVAEIEAPAEADLVTLTGPDVPEPEGTAPTGPAPAGTATAGAASAGTAPAGTA, encoded by the coding sequence GTGACAGTCCCCGCCCAGCCGGCCACCACCCACCGGGTGGCCACCGCCGGCCCCGGTGCCCACCCCGACCTCGCCACCGCCCTGGCCGCGGCCGCCGACGGCGACGAGATACGCATCGCCCCCGGCGCCTACCGGGAGGCGGTGCGGATCGTGCGCAGCGTGACGCTGCGCGTCGGCGGCACGGAGGCGGGCGGGCATCCCGGGGCCGTGGTCCTGACCGCTCCCGGCGACGGGCGGCCCGCGCTCGAAGTGGCCGAGGGCGCACGGGTGGTGGTCGACGGGCTCGTGGTCGAGGGGGCGGCCGCCGACCAGCCCGCCGTGGTGCTCGGCGGCGGGCACACGGAGTGGTCCGGCGGCCGGATCGGCCGCGGGCGGCTGGAGGTGCACGGGGACGCCTCGCTCGCCATGACCGGCACGTCCTTGGGCGGCGCCGCCCTCGCCGGGGTGCTGCTGCGCACCAGCGGGGCCGTCACCCTCACCGACTGCCGGCTGCACGGCACCGACGGCACGGGGATCGTCGCGGGCGGGTCGACCCGGGTCGAACTGCACCGCACCGATATCCGGGACACCAGCGGCTCCGCGATCCGGGTGCGGGAGAACGCCGCCGTCGTCCTGCACGGCTGCCTGATCGACGGCGCCGGGCGCAGCGGGCTGCTCGTCGAGGACCAGGGATCCGCCCTGCTCACCGACTGCCGGATCAGGGAGTGCGCCACGGACGCCGTACGGGTCCTGGGCAGTTCCCCCGCGCCCGGTGCGGAGGGGGCGGAGCGGGCGGACTCGCGGGAGGCCGGCGGCGGTGGTGTCCGGCTGCACGACTGCGAACTGGCGAGCAACGGCGCGGACTCCGTACGGGCCGGCGGCCGCGGCGAGGTGGAGCTCGCCTTCTGCACCCTGCGCGACAGCGGCGGCTCCGGCATCAGCGCCGGGGACGACGCCCGGGTCCGGGTCACCGGCACCCGGATCGTGCGCACCGGCGCCGCGGCCGTCGTCGTGCACGGCTCCGCCCGGCTCACCGCCCGCGAGGCGACGATCCGCGCGTCGGCGGCCAATGGCCTCGTCGCCACCGACCACGCCGTCGCGCACCTGGACGACAGCGCCATGGACGAGTGCGCCTACAGCCTCGTCCACGCGGGCGGCAGCGCCGACGTCCGGCTGCGGGGGCTCCGTATCACCAGGACTCCCGAACACGGCGCCCACCTGGTCGCCGACGCGCGGGCCGTCATCGAGAGCACCTGGATCAGCGACTGCGGCATGTCCGGGGTGGACCTCGCCGACTCCGTACGCGCCGAGCTCCGTGGCGTCTCCGTGCACCGCACGCGCAACGGCGTGACCGCCGTGACCCGCGGCCGGACCCGGCTGCACGACTGCGAGATCGCCGACAGCGAGCGCGCCGCCGCGGTCCTCGGCCCCGGCGACCAGGAGGTCACGGGGGGCAGGCTGTTGCGGGCGGGTACCGCGGGCCTCGTCGTCGAACCCGGTGCTGCGCCCCGCGTCACCGGCCTGGAGGTCCGGGACGCCGCGGGTTCCGGCGTGGTGGTCGCAGGCGGCGCCGAGCCGAGGCTGAGCGGGGTGCGCGTGCTGCAGCCGGCGAAGAACGGGCTGATCGTCGACTCGGGAGGCGGCGGCGTCTTCGAGGAGTGCGAGATCGTCGCCCCCGGCTTCCCGGCCGTCCACCTCGCCGGAACCGCCGCCCCGGTCCTCCGCCGCGTCCGGGTGCAGGACGCCGCCGAGGACCTGAGCAGCGACCCGGACGCCGCGCCGGTGGTGGAGGAGTGCGTCTCCGTCCGGGTGGCGTCACCGCAATGGCCACAGCTCACCGGGGCACCGGACCGGAAGAAGCCTCTGCCGGCCGGGGGTGGCCCCGAGGCCGGCACCACGGCGCAGGCCGGCGGCGACGGGGACGGGGACGAGCCCGAAGAGAGCCTCGACGACCTCCTCGGCGAGCTCGACCAGCTGATCGGGCTCCGCCGCGTCAAGCAGGACGTCGCCTCCCTGGTGAAGCTCATGCGGATGGTCCACCGCCGGGAGGCCGCCGGGCTCGCCGCCCCGCCGCTCAGCCGGCACCTGGTCTTCGCGGGGAACCCCGGCACCGGCAAGACCACCGTCGCCCGCCTCTACGGCCGCATCCTTGCCGCGGTCGGGCTGCTGGAGCGCGGCCACCTCGTCGAGGCCGACCGCTCCTCGCTCGTCGGCGAGTACGTCGGGCACACCGGCCCGAAGACCCAGCGGGTCTTCCAGGAGGCCATGGGCGGGGTGCTCTTCATCGACGAGGCGTACTCGCTGGCCCCCGCCGGTGCCGGAGGCGGCAACGACTTCGCGCAGGAGGCCGTCGCCACGCTCGTGAAGCTGATGGAGGACCACCGCGACTCCGTCGTGGTGATCGTGGCGGGCTACCCGGACGAGATGGAGCACTTCATCGACTCCAACCCCGGCCTCGCCTCCCGCTTCAACCGCACCCTGCTCTTCGAGGACTACGACGACGCCGAGCTGGTGCGGATCGTGGAGCAGCACGCCGCGTCCCACCAGTACGAGCTCACCGAGGACGCGCGGGAGGCGCTCGGCGTCCACTTCTCCCGCGTCCCCCGCGACCACCGGTTCGGCAACGGCCGCTCCGCACGCCAGACGTTCCAGGCCATGACGGAGCGGCAGGCGTACCGGGTCGCCGAGATCGAGGCACCGGCGGAGGCGGACCTCGTCACCCTCACCGGCCCGGACGTGCCGGAGCCGGAGGGGACGGCTCCGACGGGTCCGGCTCCGGCGGGAACAGCTACGGCGGGGGCGGCTTCAGCGGGAACGGCACCGGCGGGGACGGCGTAG
- a CDS encoding FG-GAP-like repeat-containing protein translates to MSKHAHLRNSAIGIALVCAVTGGGFMAAPATAAPVPAAVAADEEPGDFGSNGQGPMLPVEPDGEEFFNVAGASKDAPRIKRSETLKRAAQWVGKGIPYNMGGSYRGHRTDCSGYVSMAWRLSWDMATPNFGPQGVTEKIKKSDLKSGDALLNPKPGRYGHVVLFDKWANADHTKYVGYEFSSSGVHHREIPYPYFPGRDTDSYYPVHNKSVVDDERPPVDPGMTELTAGDLNHDGKKDIVAVQVATGKLFLYPGTGKNGLNALDDRVEIGTGGWNGMRNLTVGDFNGDGKADLLATKRAGGKLYLYPGTNGKGVNALGDRIEIGSGAWNGMKHLTAGDFNGDGKTDLVAAKTDTGQLFLYPGTRKSGLDALDDRVEIGTGAWNGMNKVVSGDFDGDGKADIVATKTETGELYLYPGTGKSGLDTLGKRIEVGTGGWNDISDYAAADFDKDGIDDLAAVDSDPRKTGKLYFYRGNGKGFATRVEIGTGGW, encoded by the coding sequence GTGTCCAAGCACGCCCATCTGCGCAATTCCGCCATCGGCATCGCCCTCGTCTGCGCCGTCACGGGCGGTGGATTCATGGCGGCACCGGCCACGGCGGCACCGGTCCCGGCGGCGGTCGCCGCGGACGAGGAGCCGGGCGACTTCGGGAGCAATGGCCAGGGCCCGATGCTCCCCGTGGAGCCCGACGGCGAAGAGTTCTTCAACGTCGCGGGGGCCAGCAAGGACGCCCCGAGAATCAAGCGCAGCGAGACGCTCAAGCGCGCCGCGCAGTGGGTCGGCAAGGGCATCCCGTACAACATGGGCGGCTCGTACCGGGGCCACCGGACCGACTGTTCCGGCTACGTGTCCATGGCCTGGCGCCTCTCCTGGGACATGGCCACGCCCAACTTCGGCCCCCAGGGCGTGACCGAGAAGATCAAGAAGAGCGACCTCAAGTCCGGTGACGCCCTGCTCAACCCCAAGCCGGGCCGGTACGGGCACGTCGTCCTCTTCGACAAGTGGGCGAACGCGGACCACACCAAGTACGTGGGCTACGAGTTCAGCAGCTCCGGCGTGCACCACCGCGAGATTCCGTACCCCTACTTCCCGGGCCGCGACACCGACAGCTACTACCCGGTCCACAACAAGTCCGTCGTCGACGACGAGCGGCCCCCGGTCGACCCCGGCATGACGGAGCTGACGGCCGGCGACCTCAACCACGACGGCAAGAAGGACATCGTGGCCGTCCAGGTCGCCACCGGAAAGCTGTTCCTCTACCCCGGCACCGGAAAGAACGGCCTCAACGCCCTCGACGACCGCGTCGAAATCGGCACCGGCGGCTGGAACGGCATGCGGAACCTCACCGTCGGCGACTTCAACGGCGACGGCAAGGCCGACCTCCTCGCCACCAAGCGGGCGGGCGGCAAGCTCTACCTCTACCCCGGCACCAACGGCAAGGGCGTCAATGCCCTGGGCGACCGGATCGAAATAGGCTCCGGCGCCTGGAACGGAATGAAGCACCTCACCGCGGGCGACTTCAACGGCGACGGCAAGACGGACCTCGTCGCGGCCAAGACCGACACCGGTCAGCTCTTCCTCTACCCCGGCACCCGCAAATCCGGACTCGACGCCCTCGACGACCGCGTCGAAATCGGCACCGGCGCCTGGAACGGCATGAACAAGGTCGTCTCCGGTGACTTCGACGGCGACGGCAAGGCCGACATCGTCGCCACCAAGACCGAGACCGGCGAGCTCTACCTCTACCCCGGCACCGGAAAGTCCGGCCTGGACACGCTCGGCAAGCGCATCGAGGTCGGCACGGGCGGCTGGAACGACATCTCCGACTACGCGGCCGCCGACTTCGACAAGGACGGCATCGACGACCTCGCCGCCGTCGACTCCGACCCGCGCAAGACCGGAAAGCTCTACTTCTACCGGGGCAACGGCAAGGGCTTCGCGACCCGCGTGGAGATCGGCACCGGCGGCTGGTGA